Proteins co-encoded in one Ruegeria sp. HKCCD4315 genomic window:
- a CDS encoding alpha/beta hydrolase, translated as MPKEIVLIHGAFAGPWCMQDYATFFRDRGWTVHTPALRHHGGDPKADPDPGLTETSVLDYTNDIAEFVQGLGSKPVLLGHAIAGVVAQQVAARGLASAIVLINPNAPWGTLPETDDERAVPRALMEGGAFWKQPMRVEFDLMAPFALNKMDEAQQHAVFDQLGAESGRVMFEMFFWMFDDDHAIKVDFEKVDCPVLVVSGAEDRAVNPDTCRALAERYGERGTFLLVQDHAHFLFMEPGWQGPAEQIESWLGQQPV; from the coding sequence ATGCCAAAAGAAATTGTTCTGATTCATGGGGCGTTTGCCGGACCCTGGTGCATGCAGGATTACGCAACTTTCTTTCGGGATCGGGGCTGGACCGTACATACACCAGCCTTGCGTCACCATGGCGGTGATCCGAAAGCAGACCCTGACCCCGGGCTGACTGAGACAAGCGTGTTGGATTATACCAATGACATAGCGGAATTTGTGCAGGGCTTGGGCAGCAAGCCGGTTCTGCTGGGCCACGCCATCGCGGGTGTGGTTGCGCAACAGGTGGCCGCGCGCGGTCTTGCCAGTGCTATTGTGTTGATTAACCCCAATGCACCCTGGGGCACTTTGCCGGAAACCGACGACGAACGCGCCGTGCCGCGGGCGTTGATGGAAGGTGGGGCCTTCTGGAAACAGCCCATGCGTGTCGAATTCGACCTGATGGCGCCATTTGCGCTTAATAAAATGGACGAGGCTCAACAGCATGCTGTGTTCGATCAACTGGGGGCCGAAAGTGGGCGCGTGATGTTCGAAATGTTCTTTTGGATGTTCGACGACGATCACGCGATAAAGGTCGATTTCGAAAAGGTCGACTGCCCGGTTCTAGTCGTTTCCGGTGCAGAAGACCGGGCGGTTAACCCCGATACCTGCCGCGCCTTGGCAGAGCGGTACGGGGAACGTGGGACCTTTTTGCTGGTTCAGGACCACGCGCATTTTCTGTTTATGGAGCCCGGCTGGCAGGGGCCGGCAGAGCAAATCGAAAGCTGGCTTGGTCAGCAGCCGGTTTGA
- a CDS encoding DMT family transporter, which translates to MTLFVILIILSAALLHAVWNAIVKTAADRTTMLGLVALGHVLPAAVMVMVLPLPSAESFIYILISTVVHFGYYFMLGKAYQHGDLSVVYPIARGIVPALVSLWAMVLVGEVLPLQAWGGIALIAFGIQLSSWKALRSGVGRSALGFALGTGFCISIYSVVDGIGVRLSGNTLSYWAWGAFLHLFIAGFVGIKKRDTLKYLPTKVWMTGILGGLVSMTAYGLVLYAKNFAPLGAVSALRETSVIFAALIGFIFLKEGNWIRRLGAAVLMAAGVALIGLAV; encoded by the coding sequence ATGACCCTGTTTGTCATCCTTATCATTCTGTCTGCGGCACTTCTGCATGCGGTTTGGAACGCCATCGTCAAGACAGCGGCGGATCGCACGACGATGTTGGGCCTTGTTGCTTTGGGCCACGTGTTGCCAGCAGCCGTGATGGTGATGGTCCTGCCATTGCCCAGTGCTGAAAGCTTTATCTACATCCTAATCTCGACCGTTGTGCATTTCGGGTATTACTTCATGCTGGGCAAAGCCTATCAGCATGGCGATCTGAGTGTGGTCTACCCCATTGCGCGGGGCATCGTTCCGGCGCTGGTTTCGCTTTGGGCGATGGTTCTGGTGGGCGAGGTGCTGCCATTGCAGGCATGGGGTGGCATTGCACTGATTGCATTTGGCATTCAGCTGAGCAGCTGGAAAGCGCTGCGCTCGGGGGTCGGACGCAGTGCGCTTGGCTTTGCGCTGGGCACCGGGTTCTGCATTTCGATCTACTCGGTTGTGGATGGGATCGGCGTTCGGCTGTCTGGCAATACGCTCAGCTATTGGGCCTGGGGGGCTTTCCTGCATCTGTTCATTGCAGGCTTTGTCGGAATTAAGAAACGCGATACCCTCAAATACTTGCCAACCAAGGTCTGGATGACAGGCATTCTGGGCGGGCTGGTTTCGATGACCGCCTATGGGCTGGTGCTGTATGCTAAGAACTTTGCACCACTGGGCGCGGTCTCGGCGCTGCGGGAAACCTCAGTCATCTTTGCTGCGCTGATCGGGTTCATCTTCCTGAAGGAAGGCAACTGGATACGACGGCTGGGGGCCGCCGTACTTATGGCCGCTGGGGTTGCTTTGATTGGACTCGCTGTCTGA
- a CDS encoding UDP-glucuronic acid decarboxylase family protein yields the protein MARLYDSRKRVLVTGGAGFLGSHLCDRLLDQGHEVLCVDNLFTGTKRNIDHLHNNPRFEFMRHDVTFPLFVEVDEIYNLACPASPVHYQHDPVQTTKTSVHGAINMLGLAKRLKCKIFQASTSEVYGDPTIHPQTEDYWGNVNPVGPRSCYDEGKRCAETLFFDYHRQMGLEIKVARIFNTYGPRMHPADGRVVSNFIMQALTGEPITIFGDGTQTRSFCYVDDLIEGFIRLMETDKDVTGPVNLGNPNEFSMNELASEVQALVGTDTPISFKDLPQDDPKQRQPDITLARSVLNWEPKVQLKEGLASTISYFRELQSEAESH from the coding sequence ATGGCCCGCCTTTATGACAGTCGAAAACGTGTTCTCGTAACCGGTGGGGCCGGTTTTTTGGGCTCGCATCTGTGCGACCGGCTTCTGGATCAGGGGCATGAGGTTTTGTGCGTCGACAACCTGTTCACCGGCACCAAGCGCAACATTGACCATCTGCACAACAACCCGCGGTTCGAGTTCATGCGCCATGATGTGACCTTCCCTCTGTTTGTGGAAGTGGACGAGATCTATAACCTCGCCTGCCCGGCCTCACCCGTGCATTACCAGCACGATCCGGTGCAGACGACCAAGACCAGCGTGCATGGCGCGATCAACATGCTGGGTCTGGCGAAACGTCTGAAATGCAAAATCTTTCAGGCCTCGACCTCTGAGGTGTATGGCGATCCGACCATTCATCCGCAGACCGAAGATTATTGGGGCAACGTCAACCCGGTTGGTCCGCGATCCTGCTATGACGAGGGCAAGCGCTGCGCCGAGACGTTGTTCTTCGACTATCACCGGCAGATGGGGTTAGAGATCAAGGTGGCCCGCATCTTCAACACCTACGGCCCCAGAATGCACCCCGCCGACGGGCGCGTTGTGTCGAACTTCATCATGCAGGCGCTGACGGGTGAGCCGATCACGATCTTTGGCGACGGCACGCAGACCCGGTCATTCTGTTATGTGGATGATCTGATCGAAGGGTTCATCCGGTTGATGGAGACCGACAAAGACGTCACCGGCCCGGTCAATCTGGGCAACCCTAACGAATTCTCGATGAATGAACTGGCCAGCGAAGTGCAGGCGCTTGTGGGCACCGACACACCGATCAGTTTCAAGGACCTGCCACAGGACGACCCCAAGCAACGCCAGCCCGACATCACTCTGGCGCGGAGCGTGCTCAACTGGGAACCCAAGGTGCAGTTGAAAGAAGGGTTGGCGTCCACAATCAGCTATTTCAGAGAGCTACAGTCAGAAGCCGAGTCCCACTGA